In one Gopherus evgoodei ecotype Sinaloan lineage chromosome 1, rGopEvg1_v1.p, whole genome shotgun sequence genomic region, the following are encoded:
- the LOC115648184 gene encoding olfactory receptor 52M1-like: protein MLPFNGSCFNPPTFLLIGIPGLETLHVWISVPFCSMYVIAILGNCTILFIIKTEPSLHQPMFYFLSMLAVIDLVLSTSTMPKLLGIFWFSYREICLDSCLLQMFVIHSFSVMESGIFLAMAFDRYVAICDPLRHKTVLTNTIVAKIGLAAMIRGMLYISPLPLLVQQYQYYRTNIIAHSYCEHMAVVILVCGDITISNLYGLTIGFLVLLMDSLFIVLSYIMILLAMFRLTSVNARLKTFSTCISHVCAILAFYTPIAASSLTHRFGQNVSPHIHILLANFYLLVPPMLNPIVYGARTKQIRQRVLKMFLNEDLRGEGRDRSRGWHHVKRLGTTILPLWARCEYRAPDGTRSTLTLTTTT, encoded by the exons ATGTTGCCCTTCAATGGCTCCTGCTTCAATCCCCCAACATTCCTCCTGATTGGCATCCCTGGGCTGGAAACCCTGCACGTCTGGATCTCCGTTCCCTTCTGCTCCATGTACGTCATCGCCATCCTGGGGAACTGCACCATCCTCTTCATCATCAAGACAGAGCCAAGCCTGCACCAGCCCATGTTCTACTTCCTCTCCATGCTGGCCGTCATTGACCTGGTCCTCTCCACCTCCACCATGCCCAAGCTGCTGGGCATCTTCTGGTTCAGTTACAGAGAGATCTGCTTGGACTCCTGCCTCCTCCAGATGTTTGTCATACACTCCTTCTCTGTCATGGAGTCTGGGATCTTCCTGGCCATGGCTTTCGACCGCTACGTCGCCATCTGCGACCCGCTGAGGCACAAGACCGTCTTGACCAACACGATAGTAGCCAAGATCGGGCTGGCGGCTATGATCCGGGGCATGTTGTACATCTCCCCGCTGCCCCTACTTGTCCAACAGTACCAGTACTACAGGACCAACATCATTGCGCATTCCTACTGTGAGCACATGGCAGTTGTGATACTGGTGTGTGGGGATATCACCATCAGCAATCTCTATGGGCTGACTATTGGCTTTCTGGTGCTGCTCATGGATTCTCTGTTCATCGTCCTGTCCTACATCATGATCCTGCTGGCCATGTTCAGGCTGACCTCAGTCAATGCCCGTCTCAAGACCTTCAGCACCTGCATCTCCCACGTCTGTGCCATACTGGCCTTCTACACACCGATTGCTGCCTCGTCGTTGACTCACCGGTTCGGCCAAAACGTGTCTCCTCACATCCACATCCTGCTGGCCAACTTCTACCTCCTGGTCCCACCCATGCTGAACCCCATTGTGTATGGGGCAAGGACCAAACAGATACGGCAGAGAGTGCTTAAGATG TTCCTGAACGAGGATCTGCgaggggagggcagggacagGAGTAGAGGGTGGCACCAcgtgaaaaggttggggaccactattCTACCCCTTTGGGCTCGATGTGAGTACCGAGCCCCAGATGGCACCAGGAGCACTTTGACATTAACTACAACAACCTGA